A window of Mytilus edulis chromosome 10, xbMytEdul2.2, whole genome shotgun sequence contains these coding sequences:
- the LOC139491215 gene encoding E3 ubiquitin-protein ligase TRIM9-like, translating to MASVGQVPVSCGLCEEDTSIKWKCLNCDMLMCDKCKEKIHVKFKFAKDHKVVSIDDVGLHAEEIDFSYLSCKNHERQSCVMFCKSCDGLVCPLCISQTHNGHDLVPIGEGYEIKIEKLKMGQMKVRTNIDELQKRKAEMKDVDSNELSKFENTMKRIKIQNVLLKKEVDQHTEKLETELTKKWEEIHMYTEKGQTEANLLIGSLESKNLKVDDIIQSMDAKKFFVDGVGLVKAMDEADTPPCTKFDSIPIFFPGQITAYNVGSLEKASTKDEIKIIKKLHTQIADVFYMAMADGSGEELWITDQKVLQKVKIEGNSLRIVAQKDIKIFGMAVCPSKDLLLVKRQSLKQISDQTSEVTQSKYEVKGLRLSAVHVNSDGSVTVGAYSGKVVYPAAGRRVVIVMDINGKHETTFEYDRQGNHIFTYVKNITRTKNGNTCVVDKLSEDNRARVVILSEDGDVLNIFNGHPEVNTDKIPFKPIRIITTPIDTIVVSSHNINFLFFINNCGNLIRWCNMSEIGIFYVNTFCISKSGRIYIGCGTPEGSSDNAKIYEVNILDTFELI from the coding sequence ATGGCCTCTGTAGGACAGGTTCCAGTTTCCTGTGGTCTTTGTGAGGAGGATACAAGCATAAAATGGAAGTGCTTAAACTGTGACATGCTCATGTGTGACAAGTGTAAAGAGAAAATTCATGTAAAATTCAAATTTGCCAAGGATCACAAAGTAGTTTCTATTGATGATGTCGGACTTCATGCAGAGGAAATAGATTTTTCCTATCTGAGTTGCAAAAACCACGAAAGGCAATCATGTGTGATGTTTTGCAAATCATGTGACGGTTTAGTATGTCCACTTTGTATATCTCAAACCCACAATGGCCATGATTTGGTACCCATCGGAGAAGGGTATGAAATCAAGATCGAAAAATTGAAGATGGGTCAAATGAAGGTTAGAACTAATATTGACGAGCTGCAGAAAAGGAAAGCAGAAATGAAGGATGTTGATAGTAACGAACTTTCCAAGTTTGAAAACACTATGAAGAGAATAAAAATTCAGAATGTCCTGCTAAAGAAGGAAGTCGATCAGCATACTGAAAAATTGGAGACTGAGCTAACTAAAAAGTGGGAAGAAATACATATGTATACTGAAAAGGGACAAACGGAAGCGAACTTGCTGATTGGAAGTCTAGAATCCAAAAACTTAAAAGTAGATGATATTATCCAATCAATGGATGCCAAAAAATTCTTTGTAGATGGTGTTGGTTTAGTAAAAGCAATGGATGAGGCAGACACACCACCTTGTACGAAATTTGATTCTATTCCAATATTTTTTCCCGGACAAATAACTGCATATAATGTTGGTTCATTAGAAAAAGCTTCTACAAAggatgaaataaaaattattaaaaaattgcacACTCAAATCGCAGACGTATTTTATATGGCAATGGCAGACGGTTCAGGGGAAGAATTGTGGATTACTGACCAGAAGGTGTTACAGAAAGTAAAAATAGAAGGGAATAGTTTGAGGATAGTTGCCCAAAAAGACATTAAAATTTTTGGTATGGCTGTTTGTCCATCCAAAGATCTCCTTTTGGTTAAAAGACAGAGCCTTAAGCAGATCAGTGACCAAACAAGTGAAGTGACTCAATCGAAGTATGAGGTAAAAGGTTTAAGGTTATCAGCTGTTCATGTAAACTCGGATGGAAGCGTCACTGTTGGTGCTTACAGTGGGAAAGTTGTTTACCCAGCTGCTGGAAGACGGGTTGTCATCGTAATGGATATAAATGGGAAACATGAAACTACTTTTGAATATGACAGACAAGGTAATCATATATTTACATATGTTAAAAACATAACCAGAACAAAAAATGGTAATACCTGTGTAGTGGACAAGTTATCAGAAGACAATAGAGCCAGAGTGGTTATACTGAGTGAGGATGGAGATGTTCTGAATATCTTCAATGGTCATCCAGAAGTAAACACAGACAAAATCCCTTTCAAACCAATTCGTATAATCACTACTCCAATAGACACTATAGTTGTATCAAGCCACAacataaattttttattttttataaacaattgtgGAAATTTAATCAGATGGTGTAACATGAGTGAGATTGGAATATTTTATGTCAACACGTTTTGTATATCTAAATCTGGTCGTATTTACATAGGATGTGGAACACCTGAAGGCAGCAGTGACAATGCCAAAATATATGAAGTTAATATTTTAGACACATTTGAGTTAATATGA